From a region of the Sesamum indicum cultivar Zhongzhi No. 13 linkage group LG3, S_indicum_v1.0, whole genome shotgun sequence genome:
- the LOC105157349 gene encoding probable ADP-ribosylation factor GTPase-activating protein AGD15 isoform X1 — protein sequence MCIYKKGKVKERAMNEKASVSKELNAKHTKVLEGLVKLPENRECADCRSRAPRWASINLGIFICMQCSGIHRSLGVHISKVRSTTLDTWLPEQVVFMQMMGNKKSNDYWEAELSPDFDRNPIEKFINAKYVQKKWASKTSMQPALEVSQEISVGPSGRGIPKKARKYSLDEDIFSKGLAQMPPTARNRGASLDLMSDVASAPPNGFTAENDMSSKNVDATTDLFSLLYVSDAKQERTVVPPSRWATFE from the exons atgtgtatatat AAGAAGGGAAAAGTTAAAGAGAGAGCCATGAATGAGAAGGCGTCTGTTTCCAAAGAGCTTAATGCCAAGCACACCAAG GTATTGGAGGGTCTCGTTAAGCTACCAGAGAACAGGGAATGTGCAGATTGCCGGAGCAG GGCTCCACGATGGGCAAGTATCAACCTAGGAATATTTATATGCATGCAATGTTCTGGAATACACCGGAGTCTGGGAGTACACATCTCAAAG GTACGGTCTACCACTTTGGACACATGGCTTCCCGAACAAGTTGTTTTTATGCAGA TGATGGGGAACAAAAAGTCCAATGATTACTGGGAAGCAGAACTATCACCAGACTTTGACCGAAATCccattgaaaaatttattaatgcCAA GTATGTGCAAAAAAAATGGGCATCGAAAACGTCCATGCAACCAGCACTTGAAGTCAGCCAAGAGATATCTGTAGGTCCCTCTGGAAGAGGAATTCCGAAAAAAGCAAGAAAGTACTCTTTGGATGAAGATATTTTCTCCAAGGGCTTGGCCCAAATGCCTCCCACAGCACGAAATCGTGGg GCTTCTTTAGATTTGATGAGCGACGTGGCTTCAGCTCCCCCAAATGGGTTTACTGCTGAAAACGATATGTCTAGTAAAAATGTCGATGCTACTACGGATCTGTTCAGTCTGCTCTACGTATCGGATGCAAAACAAGAACGGACAGTTGTGCCACCATCACGCTGGGCAACTTTTGAGT GA
- the LOC105157349 gene encoding probable ADP-ribosylation factor GTPase-activating protein AGD15 isoform X2, translating to MNEKASVSKELNAKHTKVLEGLVKLPENRECADCRSRAPRWASINLGIFICMQCSGIHRSLGVHISKVRSTTLDTWLPEQVVFMQMMGNKKSNDYWEAELSPDFDRNPIEKFINAKYVQKKWASKTSMQPALEVSQEISVGPSGRGIPKKARKYSLDEDIFSKGLAQMPPTARNRGASLDLMSDVASAPPNGFTAENDMSSKNVDATTDLFSLLYVSDAKQERTVVPPSRWATFE from the exons ATGAATGAGAAG GCGTCTGTTTCCAAAGAGCTTAATGCCAAGCACACCAAG GTATTGGAGGGTCTCGTTAAGCTACCAGAGAACAGGGAATGTGCAGATTGCCGGAGCAG GGCTCCACGATGGGCAAGTATCAACCTAGGAATATTTATATGCATGCAATGTTCTGGAATACACCGGAGTCTGGGAGTACACATCTCAAAG GTACGGTCTACCACTTTGGACACATGGCTTCCCGAACAAGTTGTTTTTATGCAGA TGATGGGGAACAAAAAGTCCAATGATTACTGGGAAGCAGAACTATCACCAGACTTTGACCGAAATCccattgaaaaatttattaatgcCAA GTATGTGCAAAAAAAATGGGCATCGAAAACGTCCATGCAACCAGCACTTGAAGTCAGCCAAGAGATATCTGTAGGTCCCTCTGGAAGAGGAATTCCGAAAAAAGCAAGAAAGTACTCTTTGGATGAAGATATTTTCTCCAAGGGCTTGGCCCAAATGCCTCCCACAGCACGAAATCGTGGg GCTTCTTTAGATTTGATGAGCGACGTGGCTTCAGCTCCCCCAAATGGGTTTACTGCTGAAAACGATATGTCTAGTAAAAATGTCGATGCTACTACGGATCTGTTCAGTCTGCTCTACGTATCGGATGCAAAACAAGAACGGACAGTTGTGCCACCATCACGCTGGGCAACTTTTGAGT GA
- the LOC105157350 gene encoding uncharacterized protein LOC105157350 isoform X1, producing MQLMEALYAKLYDKYAKLKKDKESQFDKLNHDQEVKFLNYAAAADEMIQYLKTENDRLQGQVDELKSELASIRSSSDEQHIHYQKLLMEESQKNKELSEENARLQKLEHNECSRCTMHEATVHGQQNSCEDTRGDERPDNSVMESIKKRKFVHTPDRMIDVEPDRPADQHVYGDKGSGIPPITKQPLCCQKKISSGSDAAGTSSVNCVFQYLVEFVVGMKISPLAQSNELCILAHHQSSGYSFSLTWINTGGGEVEVVYRVLSLGTFERVAPEWMKETLIFSTSMCNVFFERVSRVIKS from the exons ATGCAGCTG ATGGAGGCGCTTTACGCCAAGCTCTACGACAAATACGCCAAACTCAAG AAGGACAAAGAATCTCAGTTTGACAAGCTCAATCATGATCAAGAAgtgaaattcttgaattatgCCGCTG CTGCAGATGAAATGATACAGTACTTGAAAACCGAAAATGACAGGCTACAGGGACAAGTTGATGAATTGAAAAGCGAACTGGCTTCTATTAG ATCTTCTAGTGACGAACAACATATTCACTACCAAAAGCTTTTGATGGAAGAGAGCCAGAAGA ATAAGGAACTCTCAGAAGAAAATGCTAGGCTTCAAAAGCTTGAACATAACGAATGTTCACGCTGTACTATGCATGAGGCAACTGTACATGGACAGCAAAATTCATGTGAAGATACTCGAGGAGATGAAAGGCCTGATAACTCTGTAATGGAGTCGATTAAAAAACGTAAATTTGTGCATACTCCTGATCGCATGATTGATGTGGAGCCTGACCGTCCAGCAGATCAACATGTTTATGGGGACAAAGGCAGTGGCATTCCTCCAATCACCAAGCAg CCTCTTTGCTGTCAGAAAAAGATTAGTTCAG GCAGCGATGCCGCAGGCACTAGTTCTGTCAACTGCGTGTTTCAATACCTTGTTGAGTTTGTAGTTGGCATGAAAATCTCCCCTCTTGCTCAAAGCAATGAACTATGTATACTGGCGCATCATCAATCAAGTG GTTATTCTTTCAGCCTGACATGGATAAATACTGGAGGGGGAGAAGTAGAGGTAGTATACCGTGTGTTGTCGTTGGGGACATTCGAAAGAGTTGCACCAGAGTGGATGAAGGAAACGCTGATATTCAGCACAAGCATGTGCAATGTCTTCTTTGAGAGGGTTTCCCGTGTTATCAAAAGTTAG
- the LOC105157350 gene encoding uncharacterized protein LOC105157350 isoform X2: MEALYAKLYDKYAKLKKDKESQFDKLNHDQEVKFLNYAAAADEMIQYLKTENDRLQGQVDELKSELASIRSSSDEQHIHYQKLLMEESQKNKELSEENARLQKLEHNECSRCTMHEATVHGQQNSCEDTRGDERPDNSVMESIKKRKFVHTPDRMIDVEPDRPADQHVYGDKGSGIPPITKQPLCCQKKISSGSDAAGTSSVNCVFQYLVEFVVGMKISPLAQSNELCILAHHQSSGYSFSLTWINTGGGEVEVVYRVLSLGTFERVAPEWMKETLIFSTSMCNVFFERVSRVIKS; this comes from the exons ATGGAGGCGCTTTACGCCAAGCTCTACGACAAATACGCCAAACTCAAG AAGGACAAAGAATCTCAGTTTGACAAGCTCAATCATGATCAAGAAgtgaaattcttgaattatgCCGCTG CTGCAGATGAAATGATACAGTACTTGAAAACCGAAAATGACAGGCTACAGGGACAAGTTGATGAATTGAAAAGCGAACTGGCTTCTATTAG ATCTTCTAGTGACGAACAACATATTCACTACCAAAAGCTTTTGATGGAAGAGAGCCAGAAGA ATAAGGAACTCTCAGAAGAAAATGCTAGGCTTCAAAAGCTTGAACATAACGAATGTTCACGCTGTACTATGCATGAGGCAACTGTACATGGACAGCAAAATTCATGTGAAGATACTCGAGGAGATGAAAGGCCTGATAACTCTGTAATGGAGTCGATTAAAAAACGTAAATTTGTGCATACTCCTGATCGCATGATTGATGTGGAGCCTGACCGTCCAGCAGATCAACATGTTTATGGGGACAAAGGCAGTGGCATTCCTCCAATCACCAAGCAg CCTCTTTGCTGTCAGAAAAAGATTAGTTCAG GCAGCGATGCCGCAGGCACTAGTTCTGTCAACTGCGTGTTTCAATACCTTGTTGAGTTTGTAGTTGGCATGAAAATCTCCCCTCTTGCTCAAAGCAATGAACTATGTATACTGGCGCATCATCAATCAAGTG GTTATTCTTTCAGCCTGACATGGATAAATACTGGAGGGGGAGAAGTAGAGGTAGTATACCGTGTGTTGTCGTTGGGGACATTCGAAAGAGTTGCACCAGAGTGGATGAAGGAAACGCTGATATTCAGCACAAGCATGTGCAATGTCTTCTTTGAGAGGGTTTCCCGTGTTATCAAAAGTTAG